DNA from Serinibacter salmoneus:
TCGTCACGGACTCCGTCATGACCAGGCTCGGGTTCGCCGACCGCGTCATGGACGTGCTCAACCGGCGCGGCAACAAGGTCGCGATGCAGATCATCGACCAGGTGGAGCCCGAGCCGAGCGTGCAGACCGTGCAGAAGGGCGCCGAGCAGATGCGCCACTTCAAGCCGGACACGATCATTGCGCTCGGCGGCGGCTCGCCGATGGACGCCGCGAAGGTGATGTGGCTGCTCTACGAGCACCCCGAGATCGACTTCTCCGACCTGAAGCAGAAGTTCTTCGACGTGCGCAAGCGTGCCTTCCGGTTCCCCACGCTGGGCCAGCTCGCGCAGCTCGTGTGCATCCCGACGTCCTCGGGCACGGGTGCGGAGGTGACGCCGTTCGCGGTCATCTCGGATGTGGAGGCCGGCAAGAAGTACCCGCTGGCCGACTACGCGCTGACCCCGTCGGTGGCGATCATCGACCCGGCGCTCACCGCCTCCATGCCGCGCTCGCTCGCCGCGGACTCCGGCTTCGATGCCCTCACCCACGCCACCGAGGCCTACACCTCGGTGTACGCGAACGACTTCACCGACGGCATGGCGCTGCACGCGATCAAGTTGATCTTCGAGAACCTGGCGCAGTCCGTCACCGGTGACGCCGAGGACCCCCGCACCGGGGAGTCGCGGGAGAAGATGCACAACGCCGGCACCATCGCCGGCATGGCCTTCGGGAACGCCTTCCTCGGGATCGTGCACGCGATGGCGCACGTGGTCGGCTCCACCTACCACCTGGTGCACGGCCGCACGAACGCCACCCTGCTGCCGCACGTGATCCGCTACAACGGTCAGGTGCCCACCAAGCTGACGAGCTGGCCGAAGTACGAGCACTACGTGGCACCGGAGCGCTTCCAGCAGATCGCGGCGCACCTGGGTCTGCCGGCGAGCACCCCGGCCGAGGGCGTGGAGTCCTACGCCCGAGCCGTGGAGTCCCTGCGGGCGCGGGTCGGTATCCCGCAGTCCTTCCAAGCGCAGGGTGTGGACGAGGCGGAGTTCCTCAGCCGCCTCGACGAGGTCGCCACCGGCGCCTACGAGGACCAGTGCGCACCGGCCAACCCGCGGATGCCGATGCGGGAGGACATGAAGGAGATCATGCTGGCCGCCTACTACGGCACGTCCGTCGAGGAGGTCCGGGCCACCCGCGAGGAGGTCGCGGCCGGCTGAGACCTGGCTGACACACGACGAACGGGCCGGTGAACCAGGGGGTTCACCGGCCCGTTCGTCATGGTCTGAGCTGGGAATCAGCGGCCGCGCATCGCCTTGCGGTCGGGGCGCATCCGGGTGGGGTCCACGCCCTTGGGGACGGGCATCCTCGCGGTGTGCAGGGCGCGCAGCCGCTTGTTCACCTCGGTGATCTCGGCGCTGGTGAGTCGACGCTCGGACTTCTGCTTGCGCACCGCATTCGCCAGCTTCGGGAGCGGGACCTGGCCCTCCTCCCGGCCGCACTGCACGAGGCTGACGGAGACCTCCGGGATGATCCGATTGACCCGCTTGCGCTCGGATTCCAGCAGGCGGTGCTGCGCGCCCCGGTTCCCGCCCTCGGCCACCAGGACCACGCCCGGGCGCCCCACGGCGCGGAAGACCATCGCCTGGGTGCGCGCGTCGATCGCGATCGGCTCCTCCTCGATGTTCCAGCCACGACGGATGGTTCCCAGCGCGGCGGAGACCGCGCCCGGCTGGCCCTCGATGCGGGAGTACGCGGCGCGCTCGGCTCGACGGGACAGGAAGATCGTGGCGATCAGGATCCCGATCGGGAATGACACGATCAGGAAGTACCAGGTCACCCCCGGGTTGATCAGCATGCCGGCGACCCAGCCGACGGCGACGGTCACCAGGAGGATCGCGAGCATGATCCAGGGCACGCTCGGGTCCGCCTTGCGCGTCATCTGGAAGACGTCCCAGACCTGGTGATACCAGCGGCGCTTCTTGACCTTCGGTGCTGTCGTCTCGTTGCCTGAATTGCGTGCCATGGTGACCCTAGGGTACCCGCGCACGGGACCGGTTCGGGTGGCTCAGAGCAGGTGTTGCGCCGCTGCCTCGATGTCCGGGGAGGTGAACTCGAACCCATCGGCGAGGAGCACCTCGGGGACGACGTTCTGGGAGGCCAGGAGTTCCGCGGCGAAGCCGCCCACCGCGAGGCGCAGGGCGAAGCCGGGGACGGGGAGGAAGGCGGGCCGGTGCAGTTCACGCGCCAACGCGCGGGTGAGGTCGGCGTTGCGGGCCGGCTCCGGCGCGGTGAGGTTGACCGGGCCCACGACCTCGGACTCCAGCAGGTGTGCCATCGCCCGGATCTCGTCCTCGAGGGTGATCCAGGGCCACCACTGGCGACCCGACCCGAGCGGCCCCGCCAGGCCGAGCCGGAGCAGCGGGAGCAGCCGGCCGAGGGCGCCGCCCTCGGGGGTGAGCACGATGCCGGTGCGCGCGTGGGCCACCGGGATCCCGGCGTCGGCCGCAGGGGCGGCCGCGCCCTCCCAGGCCTGGCACACCCGCGCCAGGAACGTGTTGCCCGCCGGCGCCGACTCCGTCAGGCGGTTCTGGCCGCCCTCGCCGTAGTAACCGACGGCCGAGGCCGTGACCAGGCGGGCGGCGATACCGTGCTCGGCCATCGTCCGGGCGACGAGGTCGACACTGCCGACCCGGGAGGACAGGATCGCCTCGCGCCGTCGCCTCGTCCATCGTCGGTCCGCGACGCCGACCCCGGAGAGCACGAGCACCGCCGAGACGCCCTCGAACGCGGCGGCGGGGAGCATCGCGGCAGTCGGGTCCCACTGCACCTCGTCGGCGCCTCGGGCCGGACGCCGCACCAGCACCCGTGTGGCGATCCCCCGCTCGGCGAGGTGGCGCCGCAGGTGGGAACCGATCAGCCCGGAGGCCCCCGCTATCAGGACGGGGCCTCCGGGCTGAGGTGTGGTCGTCATACGACCATGCTAGGTGGGGCGGGTGTCAGATGCCCAGGTCTCCCTCGAAGGCGCCCTCCTCGAGGCGACGCTTGACCAGCGAGAGGTAGCGACCGGCGTCCGCGCCGTCCACCAGGCGGTGGTCGTAGGAGATCGCGAGGTAGACCATCGAGCGGATCGCGATCGAGTCGCCCTCCGGTCCCGAGATCACCACGGGCCGCTTGACGATCGTGCCGACGCCGAGGATCGCCACCGTGGGGGCGGGGACGATCGGGGTGTCGAACAGGGCCCCTGCGCTCCCGGTGTTGGTCAGGGTGAACGTGCCACCGCTGAGCTCGTCGGGGCCGACCTTGTTGTCGCGGGTGCGAGCCGCGAGGTCGTTGATCCCGCCGGCCAGGTCCGCGATGGTCATCTCGCCCGCGTCCTTGATCACCGGGGTCAGCAGCCCGCGCGGGGTGTCCACGGCGATGGCCAGGTTCTCCCCGCCGGGGTAGACGATCGTGTCGTCCTCGATGCGGGCATTGATCTTCGGGTACGCCTGCAGCGCCTCGATCGCGGCCTTGGCGAAGAACGGCAGATAGGTGAGCTTCTGCCCGGTCTTCTCGGCGAAGACGTTCTTGGACTTCGCCCGCAGGGCCGCCACCTTGGTGACGTCCACCTCGACCACGGTGGTCAACTGCGCCATGGTGTGCAGCGACTCCGGCATCCGCTGCGCGATGATCTTGCGCAGGCGGGACATCTTCTCGCTGGTGCCGCGCAACTCCGAGACCGGCATCTTCGTGCTGGGCGCCGCGGCGGGCGCCGCGGGAGCAGCGGAGGCGGTCGACGACGCAGCCGGGGCGGGTGCCTCGCTCGCCTTCTTCGCGGCCTCGGCGGCCGCGATGACGTCCTGCTTGCGGATGCGGCCGCCGACACCGGAACCGGAGACCGTGGTCAGGTCCACGCCGTGCTGGGCGGCGAGCTTGCGCACGAGCGGCGTGACGTACACCGCGGAGTCATCGCCGGCCGGTGCCTCCTGCTTGGGGGCCTCCTGCTTGGGTGCCTCCTGCTTGGGGGCCTCCTGCTTGGGGGCCTCCTGCTTGGGGGACTCCTGCTTGGGGGCCTCCTGCTTGGGGGACTCCTTCTCGGGGGCCTCGGGGCTGCTCTCGGCGGGGGCTGCCGACGGGTCGCCGATGATGGCCAGGACGGAGCCGACCTCGGCGGTCTCGTCCTCGGCGACCTTGATCGCCAGGACGGTGCCGGCCACGGGGGAGGGGACCTCGGTGTCGACCTTGTCGGTGGAGACCTCCAGGAGGGGCTCGTCCACCTCGATGCTCTCGCCGACCTCCTTCAGCCACCGGGTCACGGTGCCCTCGGTCACGCTCTCGCCCAGGGCGGGCAGGGTGACCTCGGTGCCGGAGACGTCGCCGGAGGCGGGCTTGGCCTCGGCCTTGGGGGCCTCCTGCTCGGGGGCCTCCTGCTTGGGGGCCTCCTGCTTGGGGGACTCCTTCTCGGGGGCCTCGGGGCTGCTCTCGGCGGGAGCCGCCGACGGGTCGCCGATGATGGCCAGGACGGAGCCGACCTCGGCGGTCTCGTCCTCGGCGACCTTGATCGCCAGGACGGTGCCGGCCACGGGGGAGGGGACCTCGGTGTCGACCTTGTCGGTGGAGACCTCCAGGAGGGGCTCGTCCACCTCGATGCTCTCGCCGACCTCCTTCAACCAGCGCGTGACCGTGCCCTCGGTCACGCTCTCGCCCAGCGCGGGCAGGGTGACCTCGGTGCCGGAGACCTCGCCGGAGGCGGGCGCGGCCGGGGCGGCGGATGCCTCCGGCGTCGGCTCTGCCGCGGGCGCCTCCGGCGTCGGCTCGGCCTCGGATGCGCTCGTCGAGGCCGGGGCCGCGTCGTCGCCCGCAGATCCGGATCCGTCGCCGATGACGGCGAGCTCGGCGCCGACCTCGACCGTCTCGTCCTCCTCGACCAGGATCTTCTCCACCACGCCGGCCACGGGGGAGGGGACCTCGGTGTCGACCTTGTCGGTCGAGACCTCCAGCAGGGGCTCGTCCACCTCGATGCTCTCGCCGACCTCCTTCAGCCAGCGCGTCACGGTGCCCTCCGTCACACTCTCGCCAAGGGCGGGCATCTTCACGGACTCTGCCATCGTCTCTCCTTCATAGTGCCGACGCATTACGGGATCACCCGGCGAACGTCGGCGCGGCCTCGTCGCAGGTATCGATCATCTCTATCTTGGCACTCCTGCGGCTCGAGCAGGGACCAGCGTGGTGTGGGTTGGTGCCTACTTCTCGGTGAACGACTCGAGATAGGTCACCAGGGTTCGCAGTCCGAAACCCGTTCCGCCCTTCGGGGTGTAGCCCCACGGGCCACTCTCGTTGAACGACGGTCCGGCGATGTCGATGTGTCCCCACGGCGTGGTTCCAACGAATTCCCGCAGGAACAGGCCCGCTGTGAGCATGCCGCCGAACTTCCCACCGATGTTCGCGAGGTCGGCGACCGGCGAATTCAGACCCTCGCGGAGGTCCTCCGGCAGGGGCATCGCCCACGCGGACTCACCCGCGGCTGTGGCACGGGTCACGATCGCGTCGCGAACCTCCGGCGAGCCCATCACACCGGCGACGCGCGGCCCCAGGGCCACCATCTGGGCGCCGGTCAGGGTGGCGATGTCGATCACCGCATCCGGCTCCAGGGCGATCGCCTCGGTGAGGGCATCGGCCATGACCAGACGCCCCTCGGCGTCGGTGTTGAGGACCTCCACGGTCTTCCCGCTGCGCATCGTCACGATGTCCCCGGGGCGCTGCGCAGCACCCGAGGGCATGTTCTCCGCCAGGGCGAGGAAACCGGTCACGGCGATCGGGAGAGCCAGTGCCTCCGCCGCGAGCACCGCGTGCAGCACCGTGGCCGCACCCGCCATGTCGGTCTTCATCGTGGTCATGCCCGTCGGGGGCTTGAGCGACAAACCGCCGGAGTCGAAGGTGATGCCCTTGCCCACCAGGGCGACGTGCGCCTTCGCGCGGGTGGGCTCATAACTCAGGGTGACCAGGCGAGGAGGTCGCGTGGACCCCTGACCCACGCCGACCAGGCCACCGAAGCCTCCGGCGCGCAACGCCTGCTCGTCCAGGGTCGAGACCTTCACCTTGGTGCCGGATGCGGCCTTGCGGGCGATCTCGGCGAAGGCCTCCGGGTACAGGTCGTTGGGCGCCGTGTTCACGAGGTCGCGCACCGCCATCGCTGCGGTGGCCGTGATGTGTGCACGCGCGACCGCCGACTTCACGTCCCGCGTGCGGGCCTTGGAGGTCAGGACAGTGATCTGGGCCGCCTCGGTCGACTCGCCCGCCCGGTAGCGCGTGAAGGCGTAGCCGCCGAGGGTCGCGCCCTCGGCGCAGGCGGCCACTGTCGAGGCGTCATCGCGCGGAGCGAGCACAGCGATCGCAGAGCGGCCGGACAGGGCGCGCACCGCGGCTCCCGTCGCGCGGCGCACGGCGTCGGCCTCGAGGTCGCCGGCAACGGCGCCCACACCGACGGTCACGACCACATCGGCACGCATCACGGCCGGCGCAGGGATGACCGTGACCTCCTCCGCCTTGCCCCTCAGGCGCAGCGCGGCGATCGCGTCGGCCAGCTCGTCCGTGAGGACGGCCGGCACCTCGCCGAGGGGCTGCGCGGTCCCAGGTTCCTCGCCCTGGGCCAGCAGGATCACCAGCGCGTCGGAGTCGACGGTGTCGGCGGAACGGGACAGCAGAGTCGGGGCAGCAACCATGCTCCTGATCGTAGTCACCTTTGCGCACCTGCGAGCGGTGAGGACTCGGCGGCCCGCGTGACCTAGTCTGTGGCCTGTGCTGTTAGCGATCGTCCTGGCCTGCGCAGCGGCCGCCGTCGTGGGGATCTGGGCACTCGTGCATGCGGTCACCGACCGCCCGGTGCTGGGTCGCCAGGTTCCCGCACTCGTGGCCGCCGAGGTGCTCCTGCTCGTTCAGGCGATCGTCGCGGGCATCCAGATCGCCGCCGGTCACCGGGTCGCCGACCCGGTGACCCTCTGGGGCTACCTGGTCACGGTGGCGCTGATGTTCCCGATCGCCTTCGGGTGGGCGTTCGTGGAACGTAGCCGGTGGAGCTCGGTCGTCCTCGTGGTGGCCGGGGTGGCAGTGCTGGCCATGCAGATGCGGGTCTACCAACTGTGGGGGGCGTGAGATGACAGACTCCGGGGTCGCGGACACCCGACGCCGGGCCTACGGGGTCGGCCGGGTGCTGATCGCCGTCTACGGCGTGTTCGCCGTCTCGGCCACCGCCCGGGCAAGCGTTCAACTCATCCGGGACGCGTCGCAGGCGCCCGTGGCCTACTCGTTGTCGGCCTTCGCCGCCGCCGTCTACGTGGTGGCCACGATCGCGCTCGCGCACAACGGTCGACGCATGCGCCGGGTCGCGTGGGTCGCGGTGGTGGTGGAACTGATCGGCGTGGTGAGCGTGGGCGTGTGGTCCTTCGTCGATCCCGCAGCGTTCCCGGAGGCGACCGTATGGTCGCACTTCGGTCAGGGATACGCCTTCGTCCCGCTGGTCCTGCCGATCCTCGGCATCGCCTGGCTGGTGCGCTCGAACCCGGCGGCCCTCGCGCGCGCCTGACCGCGTGGGTGGGGATGCACCGGCCGGGAGCCGTGTGCTCGCTAGATTGTGGGGGTGACCTCCCCGCACCCGCTCTACGGCCTCATCTTCCGCGCTGTCTTCACCCGCCTGGACCCGGAGGTTGCCCATCATCGGGCGGCACGCGCCATCGCCGCCGCCGGTGCCTTCGAGCCGGCGCGGCGCGCGCTCGAGGCGACCCTCGGCCGCGGGGCTGCCAGAGGTGGAGGCGGCCCGCAGGTGTTCGGCAGGCGTCTGAGTTCCCCGTTGGGCGTGGCTGCCGGGTTCGACAAGAACGCCACGATGGTGCTGGGCCTGCTTGCGCTGGGCTTCTCGCACGTCGAGATCGGCACGGTCACCGCGTACGCGCAGCCCGGCAACGAGCCACCCCGGCTCTTCCGGCTCGTGGCGGACCGGGCGCTGGTCAATCGCATGGGCTTCAACAACGTGGGCAGCGAGCGTGTGGCGCAGCGACTGTCCCAGCTCCGGGCAACTCGTGCCGGGGCCCGGGCCGTGATCGGTGTCAACATCGGCAAGACGAAGGTGACACCGAGCGAGGAGGCACCGCAGGACTACGCCCGCAGTGCTCGAGCGCTCGCGCCCTACGCCGACTACCTGGTCGTGAACGTCTCGAGCCCCAATACCCCCGGGCTGCGGGACCTGCAGGCCGTGGACAGCCTGCGCCCGATCCTCGCGGCGGTGCGCGACGCCGTCGCATCCGTCACCCCACGCAGCGTGCCGATCCTGGTGAAGATCGCCCCGGACCTCGCGGACGAGGACATCACGCAGGTGGCGCGACTCGTGGGTGAACTGGACCTGGCCGGGGTGGTGGCCACCAACACCACCATCCGGCACGATCACGGGGCGGGTGGGCTCTCCGGCGAGCCGCTGCGGGAACGCTCCCTCGCCGTCGTCCGCCTCGTGCGGGCCTCTCTGGACGCACTCGAGGGGGGCGAGCGCAAGGTCGTGATCGGGGTCGGCGGGATCTCCAGCACGCAGGACGCCCGAGCGATGCTCGCGGCCGGCGCCACCCTGGTGCAGGCCTACAGCGCGTTCATCTACTCCGGGCCGGCATGGCCGGGGAAGGTCGCCCGGGCACTGGGCCGGTAGCGGCCGGTCGAACCGGGCGCCTCAGGCGGGGAACTGTCCCCGCTTGACCTGCGGCTTGGGCATCCGGGTGGGACGCATCTGGAAGGAGCGGATCGCGGCGTACATCACGCCGCCCTTCTGCAACTGATCGGCGCCCCACTTCGCCACGATGCGCTTGCGGATGCGGCGGCCGAGCAGCACGGAGTCCAGGATCGCCACGCCGACCACCAGGTAGAGGGTCAGCAGCATCGGCACGGCGACCTGTGCGTCGTTGCCGAACACGAACGTCAGCAGGATGAACACGAAAGCCAGCGGGAGGAAGAACTCCCCGAGCGACCAGCGCGCGTCGACGTAGTCGCGGATGAAGCGGCGCTGCTCACCACGGTGCTGGTGCGGCATGTATCGGTCGTCGCCGGTGACCATCGCCTCGTTCATCTTCGCCCGCGCCTCGGCGTTGCGCTTGCGCTGCTCCGCGCGCGCCGCCTTGCGGTCGTTGACCACGAGGGGACGGCGATGCTTGGCCTCCGCCTCCTTGCGGGTGGGCGTGGGACGGCCCTTGCCCGAGCGCGGGTCGGTCACCGGGGCGTCCTGGGCGCCGGTCACCGTGGTGGGTGCAGCCTCGCCCTTGTCCTTCTTCTGTCCGAACACGCCCTCCAGGGTAGTCGAGGACGCGGGGGTCTCGGCCCGGGCGCAGTAGGTTCGTGGGGTGACACGTGAGCTTCCCCTCTCCCATGACCTCCGCCACGCCCTGCACGAGGGCATCGCCGCCACGTTCGAGGGCGTGCAGCGCGACCTCGCCGACCTCGTGCGTGTCCCCTCGGTCTCCGCCGCGGCATTCGACCCCGCGCACGTGACGGCGAGCGCCCGGGCGGTCGCCGCACTGCTGCGCGACGCGGGGATGCCGCAGGTCGAGATCCTCTCGGTTCCCGGCGGGGCGCCCGCGGTGCTCGCCCACCGCGCGGGCGACGGCGCCGGGCACGTGCTCCTCTACGCCCACCACGACGTGCAGCCGCCGGGCGAGGGCTGGAGCAGCGACCCGTTCGAGCCGGTGATCCGGGAGGGCCGGATGTACGGCCGGGGCGCGGCGGACGACAAGGCCGGGGTGATGGCACACGTCGGGGCGATCCGGGCGCTGCTCGCCCAGGCCTCGGCCGCCCCCGGAGCGCTGCCGCTTCCCGCGATCACCGTGTTCGTGGAGGGCGAGGAGGAGGTCGGGTCTCCCACGTTCGCGCAGTTCCTGCGCACCTACGGCGACCGGTTGGCGGCCGATGTGGTGGTCGTGGCCGACTCGGCGAATTGGAAGGTGGGCATCCCGGCCCTCACCACCTCCTTGCGCGGCCTGGTGGACGCCGTGGTGCAGGTCGACGTGCTCGAGCACGCCGTGCACTCGGGAATGTTCGGCGGCCCGGTGCTGGATGCCACCACCCAGCTCGTCCGGCTGCTGGCCACGCTGCACGACGACGCGGGCGACGTCGCGGTGGCCGGGCTGGACCGCGTGCCCACCGCGGATCTGGACTACCCCGAGGACGTCTTCCGTCAGGAGGCCGGGGTGCTGCCCGGACTCACCCTGTCCGGCACGGGCAGCCTGCCCGACCGGCTGTGGGGCAAGAGCGCACTGAGCATCATCGGGATCGACGCCACCGCCGTGGACCGTGCCTCCAACACGCTCGCGCACACCGCACGCGCCAAGATCAGCATGCGACTGGCTCCCGGGCAGGATCCGGGCGAGGCGGAGGCCGCGCTCCTGGCGCACCTGCAGGCCGCGGCGCCGACCACCTGCCGTGTCACGCTGCACCCGGGGGAGCGCGGCTCCGGTTTCCTCGCGCCGCGCGGCGCCGCCAGCGACCTTGCCCACGCCGCCTTCGCCCAGGCCTGGGGTCGGGAGTCGGTCGAGGTCGGAATCGGTGGCTCGATCCCCTTCATCGCCGATCTGGTGACGCTCAACCCGGACTCCGCGATCCTCATCACCGGGGTCGAGGACCCGCACTCGCGGGCGCACGGCGCGGATGAGTCGGTGCACCTGGGGGAGTTGCGCAAGGCCGTGGAGGCCGAGGCGTTGCTCCTCGCGGCCGTCGGCGCGGGCGGCCTCTCCGGCGGAGTCCCGCGGGCGTGAAGGTGCTGATCGGGGCCGCCCAGGTCAACGGTCACCGCGCCGTGGAGGTGCTGGACGCCGTCGTGCACGGGTGGCGCGAGGGCAACCCGCAGGCCGAACTGGACCCGGTGGTGGCGAGCGACGGCGCAGCGGACCTGCTCGACGCCGTCCAGGCGCATCGAGGGGGCCGGCGCGGGGTGATCACCGTGCTCGCGGGCGACGGCGTGACCCGCGTCCCCGTGGTCACCCTCCGGGTGGCGGGCACCCTCTACCTGCAGGCCTCGGACGTGCTCGCCACCACAGCGGTGACCCCCCACCAGGTCGCGGACGCCACCAGCGAGGGCATCGGTTCCCTCGTGCGTGCAGCGGTGGCGCAGGGTGCGCGCCGCGTCGTGATCGGCGCGGGCACCACCCCCTCGCTCGACTTCGGGGTCGGCATGTTGCGGGGTCTCGCGGCGGGCGCAGAGCAGGCCGGTGGCGGCGGGGAGGATCTCCCCGGCCTGGTGGCGCGGGCCGTCGAGGCGCTGGCGGGGGTGGAGGTGGTGCTGGCGAGCGCCGAACCGACCGTGGCGCTAGGCCTGCGCGGCGCCGGCGCCGCGCTGCGCGAACAGATCGGGGCCGGCGCCGCGCAGGCCCTGGAGCAGGAGCGGGCACCCGTGGCGCAGCAACTCCTCGGGCTCGCGACGGCCAGATCGCGCACCACGGCCGGCGGACTCCTGGCGGGCACACCTGATGGATCGGGTGCCCGGCGGGGCGGAACACCGGGTGCGGGGTGCGCAGGGGGGCTCGGCGTGGCGGTGGAAGCGCTCGGCGGGCGGATCCTGCCCGGCGCCGAGTTCGTGGGCTCGGAGCTCTCCTTGGCCCACCGCGCCCGGAGCGCGGACCTGGTGGTCCTGGCCGCGCACCGCCTGGACGCCGTGGAGGCGGACACCGGTGTGGTGGGTGCGTTCGCCCGCGCCGCCGCGCACTGGGGGCTGGCGACGGTGGCACTGACCACCTCCGGGGAGTTCGACCCGCGGGCGCGTGCCACCCTCGGGGTCGCCGGAGCCGCACAGGTGGGCGGCAGCCCGGCGCAGTTCGCCGAGTCGGCCCGGCGCGCTGCAGCCGCGTGGCGCTGGTAGCGGGTGTGGGCACACCCAGGGAACTCCAAGGCACGTGCCCCAGACTGGGCCTCGGCGAATCCGGCGTAGTCTGGATGGACCTGACATCCGCAGAGGAGACATCATGACTGAGACTGCCGCCACCCCGGCCGCCGCGGACACCGACATCCCGACGCACGAGGTCGACCTGACCGACGTCGCCGCGCAGAAGGTTCGTTCCCTGCTCGAGCAGGAGGGGCGTGACGACCTGCGCCTGCGGATCGCGGTGCAGCCGGGTGGCTGCTCCGGCCTGATCTACCAGCTCTACTTCGACGAGCGGCTGCTGGACGGCGACGCCCTGCGCGACTTCGATGGTGTGGAGGTCGTGGTGGACCGGATGAGCGTGCCCTACCTCGCGGGCGCCTCGATCGACTTCGCCGACACGATCGAGAAGCAGGGCTTCACCATCGACAACCCGAACGCCTCGGGTTCCTGCGCCTGCGGCGACTCCTTCCACTGAGCCGCTGACCCACGGCTGCTGATCCGCAGCCACCGCACGACCCCCGCGCACGGCGGGGATCGAACCCGCCGCACCGCGCGGCCCAACCCTGGAGATTACGTGCGTCACTCCGTCGCGGCCGCCTCGCTGGCGGCCCTTGCCCTGCTGGTCACCGGATGCTCCACCGACGGTGAGGAGGCCGAGGCCTCCTCCTCCGCCTCCGCCTCCGAGGAGTCGGCGACCGGTGGCGACATCGCCATCGGCAACGATGCCGGATTCTCCGCGTCGGGCGCCTTCGGTGAGAAGCCGACCCTGACCTGGGAGACGGAGGAACCCTCCGAGGAGCTGCAGGTCGAGATCGTCAGCGAGGGCGACGGGGCGGCCGTGGCCGCGGGAGACGTGGTGGTCGCGCACTACCTGGGGCAGGTGTTCGGGTCCGAGGACGTCTTCGACAACTCCTACGACCGTGGCGCGTCGTCGGCGTTCTCCCTGAACGGGGTCATCGAGGGCTGGAGCACCGGGCTGGTGGGCGTGCCCGTCGGATCCCGTGTGCTGCTGACCATCCCGAGCGACCTCGGATACGGGGACGAGGGCAGTGGCGATCTCATCGCCGGCGGCGACACGCTCGCCTTCGTCGTGGACGTGGAGGCCGCCGTGGCCGCCGACGCATCGGGGCAGGCCGATGCCACCCCGACCGACGCCGAGGTCCCCGTCACCATCACCGGGGACCTGGGTTCGCCGGTCACCGAGGTGGTGGTCGCCGACGGCGCAGCGGAGCCGGAGGAGATGACGGTGACGGTGCTCGCGGAGGGCACAGGCGAACCGCTCGGCGCCACGGATCAGCTGTTCGCGCAGTACACACTGGCCACCTGGGACAACGCCGAGTCCGAGACCACCTGGCCGCCGGAGGGCCCCGGGATCACCTCGGCCATCCCCCTGGGCCAGGGCAGCGCCTTCGACGAACTGGAGGGGATCGCCATCGGCTC
Protein-coding regions in this window:
- a CDS encoding DUF4191 domain-containing protein, whose protein sequence is MARNSGNETTAPKVKKRRWYHQVWDVFQMTRKADPSVPWIMLAILLVTVAVGWVAGMLINPGVTWYFLIVSFPIGILIATIFLSRRAERAAYSRIEGQPGAVSAALGTIRRGWNIEEEPIAIDARTQAMVFRAVGRPGVVLVAEGGNRGAQHRLLESERKRVNRIIPEVSVSLVQCGREEGQVPLPKLANAVRKQKSERRLTSAEITEVNKRLRALHTARMPVPKGVDPTRMRPDRKAMRGR
- a CDS encoding TIGR01777 family oxidoreductase produces the protein MTTTPQPGGPVLIAGASGLIGSHLRRHLAERGIATRVLVRRPARGADEVQWDPTAAMLPAAAFEGVSAVLVLSGVGVADRRWTRRRREAILSSRVGSVDLVARTMAEHGIAARLVTASAVGYYGEGGQNRLTESAPAGNTFLARVCQAWEGAAAPAADAGIPVAHARTGIVLTPEGGALGRLLPLLRLGLAGPLGSGRQWWPWITLEDEIRAMAHLLESEVVGPVNLTAPEPARNADLTRALARELHRPAFLPVPGFALRLAVGGFAAELLASQNVVPEVLLADGFEFTSPDIEAAAQHLL
- the sucB gene encoding 2-oxoglutarate dehydrogenase, E2 component, dihydrolipoamide succinyltransferase translates to MAESVKMPALGESVTEGTVTRWLKEVGESIEVDEPLLEVSTDKVDTEVPSPVAGVVEKILVEEDETVEVGAELAVIGDGSGSAGDDAAPASTSASEAEPTPEAPAAEPTPEASAAPAAPASGEVSGTEVTLPALGESVTEGTVTRWLKEVGESIEVDEPLLEVSTDKVDTEVPSPVAGTVLAIKVAEDETAEVGSVLAIIGDPSAAPAESSPEAPEKESPKQEAPKQEAPEQEAPKAEAKPASGDVSGTEVTLPALGESVTEGTVTRWLKEVGESIEVDEPLLEVSTDKVDTEVPSPVAGTVLAIKVAEDETAEVGSVLAIIGDPSAAPAESSPEAPEKESPKQEAPKQESPKQEAPKQEAPKQEAPKQEAPKQEAPAGDDSAVYVTPLVRKLAAQHGVDLTTVSGSGVGGRIRKQDVIAAAEAAKKASEAPAPAASSTASAAPAAPAAAPSTKMPVSELRGTSEKMSRLRKIIAQRMPESLHTMAQLTTVVEVDVTKVAALRAKSKNVFAEKTGQKLTYLPFFAKAAIEALQAYPKINARIEDDTIVYPGGENLAIAVDTPRGLLTPVIKDAGEMTIADLAGGINDLAARTRDNKVGPDELSGGTFTLTNTGSAGALFDTPIVPAPTVAILGVGTIVKRPVVISGPEGDSIAIRSMVYLAISYDHRLVDGADAGRYLSLVKRRLEEGAFEGDLGI
- a CDS encoding leucyl aminopeptidase, with product MVAAPTLLSRSADTVDSDALVILLAQGEEPGTAQPLGEVPAVLTDELADAIAALRLRGKAEEVTVIPAPAVMRADVVVTVGVGAVAGDLEADAVRRATGAAVRALSGRSAIAVLAPRDDASTVAACAEGATLGGYAFTRYRAGESTEAAQITVLTSKARTRDVKSAVARAHITATAAMAVRDLVNTAPNDLYPEAFAEIARKAASGTKVKVSTLDEQALRAGGFGGLVGVGQGSTRPPRLVTLSYEPTRAKAHVALVGKGITFDSGGLSLKPPTGMTTMKTDMAGAATVLHAVLAAEALALPIAVTGFLALAENMPSGAAQRPGDIVTMRSGKTVEVLNTDAEGRLVMADALTEAIALEPDAVIDIATLTGAQMVALGPRVAGVMGSPEVRDAIVTRATAAGESAWAMPLPEDLREGLNSPVADLANIGGKFGGMLTAGLFLREFVGTTPWGHIDIAGPSFNESGPWGYTPKGGTGFGLRTLVTYLESFTEK
- a CDS encoding quinone-dependent dihydroorotate dehydrogenase: MTSPHPLYGLIFRAVFTRLDPEVAHHRAARAIAAAGAFEPARRALEATLGRGAARGGGGPQVFGRRLSSPLGVAAGFDKNATMVLGLLALGFSHVEIGTVTAYAQPGNEPPRLFRLVADRALVNRMGFNNVGSERVAQRLSQLRATRAGARAVIGVNIGKTKVTPSEEAPQDYARSARALAPYADYLVVNVSSPNTPGLRDLQAVDSLRPILAAVRDAVASVTPRSVPILVKIAPDLADEDITQVARLVGELDLAGVVATNTTIRHDHGAGGLSGEPLRERSLAVVRLVRASLDALEGGERKVVIGVGGISSTQDARAMLAAGATLVQAYSAFIYSGPAWPGKVARALGR
- a CDS encoding DUF3043 domain-containing protein is translated as MFGQKKDKGEAAPTTVTGAQDAPVTDPRSGKGRPTPTRKEAEAKHRRPLVVNDRKAARAEQRKRNAEARAKMNEAMVTGDDRYMPHQHRGEQRRFIRDYVDARWSLGEFFLPLAFVFILLTFVFGNDAQVAVPMLLTLYLVVGVAILDSVLLGRRIRKRIVAKWGADQLQKGGVMYAAIRSFQMRPTRMPKPQVKRGQFPA